Sequence from the Gemmatimonadota bacterium genome:
CCGGCTCCAACAAGTACGCCATCAAGGCCAACTGGAAGCTGCTGGCCGAGAACAGCCTTGACGGCTACCACCTGGTTCCGACGCATCGTACCTACGTCGACTACCTGACCGGTCTCGGGACAGACGACAGCGGCGGCACACTGGCTGCCCGACCGCCCGGCCGAGGGCGGGCGCTGGGCAACGGCCACTGCGTGTCCGAGAACATCTCCAGAAACGGTCGCCCCATCGCTCGTTGGCACCCGATCTTCGGTGAGGAGGCCAGGGAGCGCATCGCGGACGTGCGTGCACGGCTGGTCCGGAAATTCGGGGAGGAGCGCGCCTACCGGATGGCCGACCTCTCCCGAAACCTGCTCGTCTATCCGAACCTGCTGATCATGGACTTCGTGGCGATCAGCATCAGGTACATCGAACCCTTGGCGCCGGACAACATGGCGGTCACGGCCTGGCACCTCGTGCCCCGGGAGGAAGCGGGTGCGGCGCTGGCCGCCCGCCTGGACAGCTACCTGACCTTCCTCGGACCGGGCGGCTTTGCCACGCCGGATGACGTCGAGGCGTTGGAATCCTGCCAGGCCGGTTTCCGGGCCACCGAAACCGAATGGTCCGACATCTCGAGGGGCATGCTGAAACCCTGCCCGGGCACGGCCGATGAACTGCAGATCCGGGGCTTCTGGCGGCAGTGGCACGCGAACATGCAGGGCCTGGATACGGCCAACGTGCAGGACGGAGAGCCGGCAGAATCGCAGGCCGCAGCGGCTTCGTCGGAAGCCGATGGCCGTGGGCGCCGCCGGACCGGTGAACGATGACGGCCCACGAGAGGTGCGCGTTGCCGGGAATGGTGGAGGAATTCCTGTTCAAGGAAGCAGCACTTCTGGACGACTGGAAGTTGGAGGAGTGGATCGGTTTGTTTACGGAGGACGCCCGGTACGTCGTTCCTTCCACGGATCTACCGGAGGGAGACCCCGGGCGCGACCTGGTGTTCATCGACGACGACATCGTTCGTTTGCGCGCTCGGGTGACGCGGTTGAACAGCCGTCATTCCCATCGCGAGCGCCCACGGTCCCGCACCCGCCGGTTTGTCTCCAACGTGCGTGTAGAAGAAACCGACGAGGGACACCTGTGGGTCCGCGCAAATGTCCTCGTCTACAGGTTTCGCAGTGGCGAGGGCGCACCTTACGTCGGCGCCATCGAGTACATCCTGAGAAGGGACGGCGGAGACTTCAGAATCGCGTACCGCCGCGTGGTGCTGGACCTGGAAGACCTCTCTTGGCACGGTGCGGTGAGCATCATCATTTGACGCTCAGGCTGTCCCGCGACGTTCGACATTGAACCGCGGGCGCTGGCGTGCCGATCCGGATCGACCCAATTGAGCTGATTTGCAGAGAAGGAAGCAAGCATTTGTACAACTCACCCCTTGCAGTCGTAGTCGCAGTCATAGTCGCAGCCGCTCTCCTCGCCGGATGCGGCAGCACTTCCATGCCGAGCGCTGCTTTTGACCTTCCCGCCGCCGATGACGAGATTGCCCGCACCGAAGCCGAAGCGCGGTTTTCCGGTGCACTGTTCCGGCACCGGGGAGGTGTCGTGGAATTTGTCCACCCCGGTTTCACGGTTGTGGACCGGCCGCAACTCCCGGGCTTCCAGGGGGTGGTCGCCCGGAGGGTGCGAAGCTCCGGCACCCTGACGCTGGTCGCGTACACCGATATTGAACCCGGCGATCAGATCCGGGACGAGGACTTCCTGGTGTTCGGCTACTGGTCCAACGAGACGGACACACCACCTGCAGAAGTGGAAGTCTTCGGATACGGAACCGCCCGTCATCATCAGGAAACCCTGTCGGACGCCACCGGGCTGACAGGGACGGTCCACTTCGAAGGCCGGGCGTCGGGGCTCTATACGCACGGGTCCTCTCACGGGAACTTTGTCGCAGATGCCTCTCTAGTTGCCGACCTCGGTTCTGCCCATGAGATTGGCTCGATCACCGGAACGGTCAACGGCTTCATCGATAAGAGTGGCAACAGTCTGGGTGAATGGTCTGTGGATTTTGGGCGAAGGAGCCTTGACTATTCCACCCGCTTCCGGGCTCTCGGTATCGACAATTCAGTTTACGTCGAGAACCAAGGGCCTTCGGCCGTCTTCGGAGAAACCAGTGGAGACGCCGGATGGAAGGCGGAACTGTACGGGAACGCCGGACCGGACGGTGGTCCGAGTGCTGTCGCTGGCACCTTCTGGGCGAGCTCCGACCATGGCCCGAGGCTGGCTGGCGGCTTCGCGACGCGGCGCACATTGACGCCAACTGAATGAACAGATTTCGATTCAGGCCGCGGTGGAGAGCGCCAAGCAAGGGTCCCGTATTCCGCCCGGTGGGCTCGACCGCCAGACCTGCCGGGTGCGCTCAAGGATTTCACTCGCGCGACCATGACCTCTCGCACCGTGTCTTCCCACGCCTAATCCCAAGGATTGACTGGGAGTACAAGAGAAGGCTGCAGGAGGCACAAGCGGCCGGTGAGCATCAGCCTCCAACTCACACCGTTCCCTAACTGACTCCAAAGGAATGCTCGGGAACAGGTGGTCGTGCCCAGGGGAGGAATCCAATCGTAGATCTTAGTTATTGTTTCGTATGATTAACTTGAGAAACTGCAAGTTCTTTCTCACGTTCTCCCCACGCGCGTTTGCCGGCTGCAAGGTGGAAAACGGCGATTTCCTTTCTTCGTCCGGGTCCAGACGACCGCGGGCGGACGATCATGACACCGGCGCCTGGCAATGAGGCCGCATCTCCCCGGCACCCATATTGGTAGCGCGGCTATTGAAAATGTGTCCGCAAAACCCATATATTTACGGACAAAGAAAAGCCCGGCCATGTCGACCACGGAAACCATCCGCATCCACATCCGCAGGCTGTCGAGAGGACGACCGTTCACGACCTCGCGCTTCGCCGCTCATGGCTCACGCGCTGCCGTCGACCGGGCGTTGTCGCGCATCGTCCAAGAGGGTGAGATCGAACGCCTGTCGCGCGGCGTCTTCGTCCGTCCCAGGACGAACCGCTTCGTGGGTGTCGTTCTTCCCGGCGTCACTGAGATCGTGCGGACAATAGCCAAGCACAATGGCGAAACCGTCCAAGTGCACGGCGCGGAAGCCGCTCGGCGTTTCGGTCTCAGCACCCAAGCGCCGATAACCCCGGTCTTCCATACCAGTGCGTCGAGCCGGTCGCTCCGCATTGGCAACACCACCGTCAGATTGATTCACACCTCGAACCGCCGTCGACTCCAGTTCGCGGGAGAGCCTGCGGGCCTTGCGATTGCCGCCCTCTGGTATCTCGGCAGCGAGAACACGACGCCGGAAACGGTTGCACAGATCGAATCCGCAATCGGTCCGGAAGAGTTCGGCAAGCTCCGTTCCGCCAACCTGCCGGCATGGATGACGAACATGCTCGGTTCCATGGTGGAGGACACCCGTGGCTGACGCCTTCCTGTCGCTTTCCTCGACCGAGCAGCGGGACATCCTGGAAACCGTTGCAGACCACGCTGGGCGCCCCGCCGTCATCCTGGAGAAGGACATCTGGATCTGCTGGGTGCTGCAGGTCCTCTTCTCCATTCCGGATCGTCATCCGATGGCATTCAAGGGCGGTACTTCGCTCTCCAAGGTCTTTGGGATCATCGACCGGTTCTCGGAAGATGTCGACATCACTCTCGACTACCGGGCGTTCGCCGACGACGTCGATCCCTTCGCGCCGGGAGTGAGCAAATCGCAGATACGGCGCCTCAGCGACCGGCTCAAGGCTCGCGTCAAGGACTACATCCGCGACGTCGTCGGCCCCGCTCTCGAAGCAGAGGCCGCGAAACTGCCGACGTCGGGCCGGCACGCCGTCCGCGTCGGCGAAGACGGCGAGCGCCTTTGGTTCGCCTTCCCGTCCGCCGTCGAGAATCCCATCGACTACCTGGCCACGGAGGTTCTGCTGGAGTTCGGCGGCCGCAACGTCATCGACCCCAACGAGCAGCATGACATCCTCCCCATACTGGCTGAATACACCGACGGCCTCGACTATCCGGCCGCCAACGTGACGGCGCTCTCGCCGGCCCGCACTTTCTGGGAGAAAGCCGTGCTCATCCATGTAGAGTGCCACCGGCGCCGACTCGCCATCGGCCCTGAGCGCCTTTCCCGCCACTGGTTCGACCTAGCCTGCCTCGCCAGGCACGACTTCGGCCGGGCGGCGCTCACCAACCGCAACCTTCTGGAGGACGTCGTCCGCCACCAGACGGTCTTCTTCACACGCAGCTATGCCCATTTCGACCGGTGCCTCAACGGCCGATTTCGGCTCATTCCCGACGCGGACCAGCTTGCCGTGCTCCGCTCCGACTACGACGATATGTGCCGCGCCGGCTTCGTCGGCGGCGATGCGCCAGTATTCGACAACCTCATGGACGAAATCCGCGACATCGAGCTTGCAGCGAATCGATCTCCCAGAGATCGAACTCATGTCTGAGCCAAGTTCCTGTCCCGTCTGCAACACCTCCTGCAAATCCTGTCCTGTTCGACCACATGCGCCGCCAACAGCGCCGTCGGATGCGCCGCGGTTCCGAACCAAGTCTCAAAGTCAAAGAAGGTAACCAGTCCCGGTTGGCTCCGCGTACACATCGTGATGCACGGGTTCGCCGGGTTGTGTCC
This genomic interval carries:
- a CDS encoding aromatic ring-hydroxylating dioxygenase subunit alpha, whose protein sequence is MDIQDLIVDDRKHGIFKVHRSCMTSDDLFRRERERIFHHCWIYLGHESEVEKPGDYRRRTVAGRPLFFVRSSDGQIRVFLNSCPHRGAQICRSDAGNAEILRCFYHAWTFNTRGELIGVPGQDAYGPGFDRSELGLKPPPRVDSYRGFYFVSFDAHGEDLVSYLAGARDYLDLVVDQAEDGMRVVPGSNKYAIKANWKLLAENSLDGYHLVPTHRTYVDYLTGLGTDDSGGTLAARPPGRGRALGNGHCVSENISRNGRPIARWHPIFGEEARERIADVRARLVRKFGEERAYRMADLSRNLLVYPNLLIMDFVAISIRYIEPLAPDNMAVTAWHLVPREEAGAALAARLDSYLTFLGPGGFATPDDVEALESCQAGFRATETEWSDISRGMLKPCPGTADELQIRGFWRQWHANMQGLDTANVQDGEPAESQAAAASSEADGRGRRRTGER
- a CDS encoding aromatic-ring-hydroxylating dioxygenase subunit beta, translated to MTAHERCALPGMVEEFLFKEAALLDDWKLEEWIGLFTEDARYVVPSTDLPEGDPGRDLVFIDDDIVRLRARVTRLNSRHSHRERPRSRTRRFVSNVRVEETDEGHLWVRANVLVYRFRSGEGAPYVGAIEYILRRDGGDFRIAYRRVVLDLEDLSWHGAVSIII
- a CDS encoding DUF6088 family protein, whose amino-acid sequence is MSTTETIRIHIRRLSRGRPFTTSRFAAHGSRAAVDRALSRIVQEGEIERLSRGVFVRPRTNRFVGVVLPGVTEIVRTIAKHNGETVQVHGAEAARRFGLSTQAPITPVFHTSASSRSLRIGNTTVRLIHTSNRRRLQFAGEPAGLAIAALWYLGSENTTPETVAQIESAIGPEEFGKLRSANLPAWMTNMLGSMVEDTRG
- a CDS encoding nucleotidyl transferase AbiEii/AbiGii toxin family protein — encoded protein: MADAFLSLSSTEQRDILETVADHAGRPAVILEKDIWICWVLQVLFSIPDRHPMAFKGGTSLSKVFGIIDRFSEDVDITLDYRAFADDVDPFAPGVSKSQIRRLSDRLKARVKDYIRDVVGPALEAEAAKLPTSGRHAVRVGEDGERLWFAFPSAVENPIDYLATEVLLEFGGRNVIDPNEQHDILPILAEYTDGLDYPAANVTALSPARTFWEKAVLIHVECHRRRLAIGPERLSRHWFDLACLARHDFGRAALTNRNLLEDVVRHQTVFFTRSYAHFDRCLNGRFRLIPDADQLAVLRSDYDDMCRAGFVGGDAPVFDNLMDEIRDIELAANRSPRDRTHV